In Ignavibacteriales bacterium, a single genomic region encodes these proteins:
- a CDS encoding xanthine dehydrogenase family protein subunit M, translating into MRPFEYYSPRSVAEACNLLTTLGSGTKLLAGGTDLLIEMRKAAEELAGSIVDISRIPALKGIEESGDAIIIRPLATHSEILRSPVVGSFAPLLKTAVSGIGSPQIRNRGTIGGNIMNGAACADTLPPLVALGASVTLQSSTGSREVMLSEFFAKPYVTIAESGEILVEVRFPKLPPGARSSFVKLGRRNALSISRLSVAAILVRDQSGLITDARIVPGAALPKWQRVSEAESLLIGQKPSRDIFAEAGKKVSEVMISFSGRRWSTEYKEPVIAVLVRRTLEGCQ; encoded by the coding sequence ATGAGGCCGTTTGAGTATTATTCCCCGCGATCCGTTGCGGAGGCCTGCAACCTTCTGACGACGCTCGGCTCCGGCACAAAACTCCTCGCAGGCGGCACTGATCTGCTTATCGAGATGCGCAAAGCGGCCGAAGAGTTGGCCGGTTCCATCGTCGACATTTCCCGGATTCCCGCGCTGAAGGGGATTGAAGAGTCGGGTGATGCGATCATCATCAGGCCGTTAGCAACGCATTCAGAGATCCTGCGTTCTCCCGTTGTCGGCTCCTTTGCCCCGTTATTGAAGACGGCAGTATCCGGAATTGGGTCGCCGCAGATTCGCAATCGAGGAACAATCGGCGGCAATATCATGAATGGAGCGGCATGCGCCGATACTCTTCCGCCCCTCGTCGCATTGGGGGCGAGCGTAACACTGCAATCATCGACGGGCTCCCGCGAAGTGATGCTCTCGGAATTTTTCGCGAAACCGTACGTCACGATCGCCGAGAGCGGGGAAATTTTGGTTGAGGTTCGGTTTCCCAAGCTCCCTCCTGGCGCGCGAAGCTCGTTCGTCAAACTCGGACGCCGAAACGCTCTCTCGATTTCAAGACTGAGCGTTGCCGCGATTCTTGTCCGAGATCAGTCCGGCCTTATCACTGATGCGCGGATTGTACCGGGGGCCGCCCTGCCGAAGTGGCAGCGGGTTTCTGAAGCGGAGAGCCTGTTAATCGGTCAGAAACCGTCGCGGGACATTTTCGCCGAGGCAGGAAAGAAAGTCTCTGAAGTGATGATCTCGTTTTCCGGGAGGCGCTGGTCGACGGAATACAAAGAACCGGTGATCGCCGTCCTTGTCCGGCGCACACTGGAGGGTTGCCAATAG
- a CDS encoding (2Fe-2S)-binding protein: MNLVLINTTINGRKYELEVRPNQTLLDFLRDELGLTGTKRGCEIGECGACTVLLNGQAVNSCLVLVPQIRGQEVLTIEGLADGDKLHPLQESFLDHDAVQCGFCTPGMLMSAKDLIDHSPTPSEEEVRIAISGNLCRCTGYQQIVDAIKEVEDVKCKT, encoded by the coding sequence ATGAATTTGGTTCTGATCAACACGACAATCAATGGCAGGAAGTACGAGCTCGAAGTTCGCCCGAACCAGACACTCCTTGATTTCTTGAGGGACGAACTGGGCCTCACCGGCACAAAGCGGGGATGCGAAATCGGCGAGTGCGGCGCGTGCACCGTGCTGTTGAACGGACAGGCGGTGAATTCCTGCCTTGTTCTCGTTCCGCAGATCCGAGGCCAGGAAGTCCTTACCATAGAAGGGTTAGCTGACGGCGACAAACTGCATCCATTGCAGGAATCGTTTCTCGACCACGATGCGGTGCAGTGCGGTTTTTGTACCCCCGGTATGCTGATGAGTGCCAAAGATCTGATCGACCATTCCCCGACACCCAGCGAAGAGGAAGTGCGGATTGCGATTTCCGGTAACCTTTGCCGTTGCACCGGCTATCAGCAAATCGTTGATGCGATAAAAGAGGTGGAAGACGTAAAATGTAAGACGTAA
- the preA gene encoding NAD-dependent dihydropyrimidine dehydrogenase subunit PreA, which produces MGYQRMTEIEIYPSRDLSYDFLGIHLENPFILAAAPSTDDLDMVRRAFRMGWAGAILKTTSIEGTLVDLCYPMMSSFEHEGKKLFGMGNIDLISEHHIDKIEHNVRTLKREFPDKMVAASIMAGRKEDWQTLVARLEKAGADLIECSFSCPQGNIGEDPGKMLAQSLSATELTARWVKEAASRIPVSIKITPHVTDIVEVARAVKRSGCDALTASNSIQALMGIDIRSFAPNPSLAGKSTYSGMTGPAIKPITLRTIAEIARNVDIPILGTGGASTWSDAVEFMAVGAGVVEFCTVVMHHGFRVIDDLRSGMSHYLDEMKFSSPAEIVCKALPNIVMHDDLPRQTIRSHINDKLCIACDVCYVACRDGGHNAIDQRANKSPHVDWERCVGCGLCQFVCPVDGCIEMHVKA; this is translated from the coding sequence ATGGGATACCAACGCATGACAGAAATTGAGATCTATCCTTCACGGGATTTATCGTATGATTTTTTGGGAATACACCTCGAGAATCCGTTCATCCTGGCGGCGGCTCCCTCGACCGATGACCTTGATATGGTGCGTCGCGCATTCCGGATGGGATGGGCGGGGGCGATTCTGAAGACGACATCAATCGAGGGGACGCTGGTCGATTTGTGCTATCCCATGATGTCGAGCTTCGAACACGAAGGGAAAAAGCTGTTCGGCATGGGTAACATCGATCTCATCTCCGAACATCACATCGACAAGATTGAACACAATGTCCGGACGCTGAAAAGAGAGTTTCCCGACAAAATGGTCGCAGCCAGCATCATGGCCGGAAGAAAAGAAGACTGGCAGACTCTGGTTGCGCGGCTGGAAAAGGCGGGAGCGGATCTGATCGAATGCAGTTTCTCGTGTCCCCAGGGAAATATCGGTGAGGACCCGGGAAAGATGCTTGCACAGAGCCTGAGTGCGACCGAGCTGACCGCCCGATGGGTCAAAGAAGCAGCGTCGAGAATCCCGGTTTCCATCAAGATCACCCCCCATGTTACCGATATCGTGGAGGTGGCCAGGGCGGTGAAGCGAAGTGGGTGTGATGCACTGACGGCTTCAAACTCGATCCAGGCCCTCATGGGTATTGATATCCGCTCGTTCGCGCCAAATCCAAGTCTGGCCGGAAAATCAACGTACAGCGGTATGACGGGCCCGGCCATCAAGCCAATCACGCTGCGCACCATTGCCGAAATCGCGCGCAATGTGGACATTCCAATTCTCGGGACCGGCGGTGCATCGACGTGGAGCGATGCGGTCGAATTCATGGCAGTTGGGGCCGGTGTTGTCGAGTTCTGCACGGTGGTTATGCATCACGGTTTCCGCGTGATTGATGACCTGCGAAGCGGGATGTCACACTATCTCGATGAAATGAAGTTCTCGTCGCCGGCAGAAATTGTCTGCAAGGCCCTTCCCAATATTGTCATGCATGACGATCTCCCGCGGCAAACCATCCGCAGCCATATCAATGACAAACTCTGCATCGCGTGCGATGTCTGTTATGTTGCATGCCGCGATGGAGGCCACAATGCAATTGACCAGCGGGCAAACAAGTCTCCTCACGTCGACTGGGAACGGTGTGTCGGCTGCGGTCTCTGTCAGTTTGTGTGCCCGGTGGACGGATGCATCGAGATGCACGTGAAAGCGTAA
- a CDS encoding pyridoxal-phosphate dependent enzyme, which translates to MSKIIAQLFPDVIKKTASLCRKRGVVIPTFAQMRDPQLIPAEIRKRLSGVGLWDINPLNLFRITWKNDVATGMFGGVNYLEIPPALSGVNARIIGLIGKYFPTGAHKVGAAFGCLVPRLVSGEFDPSRHKAVWPSTGNFCRGGAFDCALLGCTPVAILPEEMSKERFQWLREIGAEIIATQGCESNVKEIYDKCWELKKDPINIIFNQFEEFGNPIWHYNVTGPAIDEVFRELRSANLRAAAYVSATGSAGTIAAGDYLKKHYPHLKIVASEALQCPTLFMNGFGGHRIEGIGDKHVPWVHNVRNTDAVAAVDDEDCMRLLRLFNETEGKKYLSSLGIPQQHVDRLSLLGISSIGNMLAAMKTAKYFELTKDDVIFTIFTDSVDLYQSRLEELRKERGAYSSVEAARDQAGPLAHQSIDYFKELTYYDRKAIHNLKYYTWVEQQGKTYEEINAQWDPQYWRSLFEDEVGYFDTLIGEFNAMAS; encoded by the coding sequence ATGTCAAAGATCATTGCTCAACTCTTTCCTGATGTCATCAAGAAGACAGCATCTCTTTGCAGGAAACGCGGAGTTGTTATCCCCACGTTTGCGCAGATGCGCGACCCACAGCTCATTCCTGCTGAAATCAGGAAGCGGCTCTCGGGCGTAGGACTCTGGGACATCAATCCGCTTAATTTGTTCCGCATTACCTGGAAGAATGATGTAGCGACCGGAATGTTCGGTGGGGTGAACTACCTCGAAATTCCCCCGGCCCTCAGCGGTGTGAATGCGCGCATCATAGGTCTCATCGGCAAGTATTTCCCGACAGGAGCCCACAAAGTGGGGGCTGCGTTTGGCTGCCTGGTCCCGCGCCTCGTGAGCGGCGAATTTGATCCATCACGGCATAAAGCGGTATGGCCGTCGACGGGCAACTTCTGCAGAGGCGGAGCCTTCGATTGCGCTTTGCTCGGCTGCACACCGGTGGCCATCCTCCCGGAGGAAATGTCGAAAGAGCGATTCCAGTGGCTCCGTGAAATTGGTGCAGAGATCATCGCAACGCAGGGATGTGAGTCGAACGTAAAAGAGATCTACGACAAATGCTGGGAGTTGAAAAAGGATCCAATCAACATCATTTTCAATCAGTTCGAGGAATTCGGCAATCCCATCTGGCACTACAATGTAACCGGCCCGGCAATTGATGAAGTATTCCGGGAACTCCGTTCAGCAAACCTGCGTGCGGCCGCGTACGTTTCGGCCACGGGGTCTGCCGGCACGATAGCTGCAGGTGATTACCTGAAGAAACACTATCCGCATCTCAAGATCGTTGCAAGTGAAGCGCTGCAGTGTCCAACGTTGTTCATGAATGGCTTCGGCGGCCATCGCATCGAAGGGATCGGAGACAAACACGTGCCGTGGGTTCACAATGTCCGGAATACTGACGCGGTAGCCGCAGTGGACGATGAGGATTGCATGCGCCTTCTCAGGCTGTTCAATGAAACGGAGGGGAAGAAGTATCTCTCGTCGCTGGGTATTCCACAACAACACGTTGATCGATTGTCACTGCTCGGCATATCATCCATCGGCAACATGCTTGCAGCGATGAAGACGGCGAAGTACTTTGAATTGACAAAGGATGATGTGATCTTCACGATCTTCACGGATTCGGTTGATCTTTACCAGTCACGGCTCGAAGAGCTTCGCAAAGAACGGGGCGCATATTCTTCTGTGGAAGCAGCGCGGGATCAAGCCGGACCGCTCGCCCATCAATCGATTGATTATTTCAAGGAATTAACGTACTACGACCGAAAGGCGATTCATAATCTGAAATATTACACGTGGGTGGAGCAACAGGGAAAAACCTACGAAGAGATTAACGCCCAGTGGGATCCGCAATACTGGCGCAGTCTATTTGAAGATGAGGTCGGATATTTCGACACGCTGATCGGCGAATTCAACGCCATGGCAAGCTAA
- a CDS encoding FAD-dependent oxidoreductase, with protein sequence MPEIFRESARSVAVVGAGPAGLGCAFELAKMGHRVDVYDSGKPGGVPRNSIPSFRLAAKELDSDTEFLSQFFTVKKQTVDARGFDRIRKTHEATFLAVGLGEDRMIGIPGEKLQGVFPVLSFLERAKTRPSGLKLGKKVVIIGGGNVSLDAAATAKRLGADSVILIYRRSEKEMRVWKGELDEARKQGVEIRFLVNPVRITGKKQVEGITCRQTALGKRKDKSGRAVPVEVKGSDFVLDASAVIIAIGQTIGAAWLGDLDRKGSYVKVGGSFETSVRGVFAGGDMIAGEGTIVQSVAHGKYAAHAIHQYLTAK encoded by the coding sequence ATGCCGGAAATATTTCGGGAATCCGCCAGGAGCGTCGCTGTCGTCGGCGCCGGACCCGCCGGGCTCGGTTGTGCGTTCGAGTTGGCGAAAATGGGACATAGGGTCGATGTCTATGACTCGGGGAAACCCGGTGGAGTACCGCGTAACAGCATCCCTTCATTCCGGCTTGCCGCGAAGGAGCTTGACTCGGATACAGAATTCCTTTCGCAGTTCTTCACTGTGAAGAAACAAACAGTGGATGCGAGGGGGTTCGACCGGATTCGGAAGACGCACGAAGCGACTTTTCTTGCAGTTGGTCTCGGCGAAGATCGGATGATTGGAATTCCCGGTGAAAAACTGCAGGGAGTGTTTCCAGTGCTTTCGTTCCTCGAACGAGCCAAGACAAGGCCATCAGGGTTGAAGCTGGGAAAAAAGGTGGTGATCATCGGAGGCGGCAATGTTTCGCTCGACGCGGCAGCGACCGCCAAACGGCTGGGGGCTGACAGCGTGATCCTGATCTATCGCCGAAGCGAGAAAGAAATGCGTGTGTGGAAGGGAGAACTCGACGAAGCCAGAAAACAGGGGGTGGAAATTCGCTTTCTCGTCAATCCTGTTCGAATCACCGGGAAGAAACAGGTTGAAGGCATCACTTGCCGCCAGACAGCTCTTGGCAAGAGAAAAGACAAATCCGGCAGAGCAGTGCCTGTTGAAGTAAAGGGATCGGATTTCGTGCTGGACGCCAGCGCGGTCATCATCGCGATCGGCCAGACGATCGGGGCTGCGTGGCTCGGCGATCTCGATCGAAAAGGCAGTTACGTAAAAGTCGGCGGTAGTTTTGAAACATCGGTGCGGGGTGTGTTCGCCGGCGGTGATATGATTGCGGGAGAAGGAACGATCGTCCAATCGGTTGCGCATGGAAAGTATGCAGCCCACGCCATTCATCAATATCTGACAGCGAAGTGA
- a CDS encoding XdhC family protein, with protein sequence MDLLGEIVTALKARERVVLATIISSSGSTPLPTGSSMLICEHGMRALGTVGGGLLEAKVTREAKERFAAAGESVIKEFDLNESGSEEGMICGGNVDVLIEKIGEDALDVFSQLVALRSSGQDCVLLRRIDLSGVVSRIVLEESDERAPNLKPLRALLHELGIEPETFLQQVQRSQREEYVERLATRGVELIIQPISGIQALVICGGGHVGRSVSKVAAATGFAVTIVDDREDYATPARCPEAAATISGEWSDALSKITITRSMSIVIVTRAHQSDKEVLRLVIDTPARYIGMIGSGKKVRATFDSLRQEGVPVETLRRVHAPIGLHIGAVTAEEIAISIVAELVRHRRRFYGASFPLSEKTNRWFEDAT encoded by the coding sequence ATGGACCTCCTCGGTGAAATTGTCACTGCTCTGAAAGCGCGCGAACGTGTGGTGCTTGCGACAATCATCTCGTCGTCGGGATCGACGCCGTTGCCCACCGGTTCCTCGATGCTCATCTGCGAACATGGAATGCGAGCCCTGGGGACCGTCGGCGGTGGATTGCTTGAAGCAAAGGTGACGAGGGAAGCGAAAGAGCGTTTTGCGGCCGCAGGGGAATCGGTGATCAAAGAATTCGATCTGAACGAATCCGGCTCAGAAGAAGGGATGATTTGCGGCGGCAACGTGGACGTATTGATTGAGAAAATCGGAGAAGATGCTCTCGATGTGTTTTCGCAATTGGTTGCACTGCGCAGCAGTGGACAGGATTGTGTACTCCTTCGCCGGATCGATCTGTCGGGAGTTGTGTCCAGGATTGTGCTGGAGGAATCAGATGAGCGCGCCCCAAACCTCAAGCCTCTGAGGGCGCTCCTGCATGAGCTCGGGATCGAACCAGAGACATTCCTTCAGCAGGTCCAACGATCGCAGCGCGAAGAATACGTGGAGCGTCTCGCCACGCGCGGAGTCGAGCTCATCATCCAGCCGATCTCGGGAATACAGGCCTTAGTCATTTGCGGTGGAGGGCACGTTGGTCGTTCCGTCTCGAAAGTTGCAGCGGCAACAGGGTTTGCTGTGACTATTGTCGATGACCGGGAAGACTATGCGACCCCCGCGCGTTGTCCTGAAGCGGCGGCGACAATCTCGGGAGAATGGAGTGATGCGCTTTCAAAGATTACGATCACGCGGTCGATGTCCATTGTCATTGTGACCCGCGCTCATCAATCAGACAAAGAAGTCTTGCGCCTTGTGATCGACACACCGGCCCGGTATATCGGCATGATCGGGAGCGGTAAAAAGGTCCGTGCGACGTTTGACAGCCTGAGACAAGAGGGTGTTCCCGTTGAAACACTCAGGCGGGTTCATGCGCCGATTGGTCTTCACATCGGTGCGGTCACGGCAGAAGAAATCGCAATAAGCATCGTTGCCGAACTCGTCCGCCATCGAAGACGCTTCTACGGCGCCTCGTTTCCTTTGTCTGAGAAAACGAATCGATGGTTTGAGGACGCCACATAA
- the ygeW gene encoding knotted carbamoyltransferase YgeW has translation MTQKQLHSSMRELKKLKLGMFNKDFLLTWEKSDDEIKGIVLVAEIFKHLHNAGIPFKAFDTGLAISIFRDKSTRTRFSFASAVNALGLGLSELDEEKSQIAHGETVRETANMISFLAETIGIRDDMFLGEGNKYMREVGVAVQEGFEQGVLHRRPSVVNLQCDIDHPTQTLADLLQLKNHFGSLEALRGKKLAMTWAYSPSYGKPLSVPQGIIGLMTRFGMNVSLAYPKGYDLIPDVVNVARKNAGQRGGSFSVVDSMEAAFEDADVVYPKSWAPYQVMQRRTELLFANDKQGLVGLEKECLVNNARFKNWECDEQKMKLTKKGQALYMHCLPADISGVSCVQGEVSKNVFEKYRLDTYAEAGFKPFVIAAIIFLTRMEKPVPTITKFMNTKRKRNHG, from the coding sequence ATGACACAGAAACAGCTGCACTCATCAATGCGAGAGTTGAAGAAACTCAAGCTCGGAATGTTCAACAAAGATTTTCTCCTCACTTGGGAAAAGAGCGACGACGAGATTAAGGGAATTGTCCTGGTCGCGGAGATCTTCAAACACCTTCACAATGCGGGCATTCCCTTCAAGGCGTTCGATACCGGCCTGGCAATTTCGATATTTCGGGATAAGTCCACACGCACACGGTTCAGCTTCGCGTCAGCAGTGAACGCCCTTGGACTGGGTCTCTCCGAGCTTGATGAAGAGAAATCACAGATCGCTCATGGCGAGACGGTTCGCGAAACCGCGAACATGATTTCCTTCCTCGCGGAAACTATCGGTATCAGGGACGACATGTTTCTTGGGGAAGGGAACAAGTACATGCGTGAGGTTGGCGTGGCAGTCCAGGAGGGTTTTGAACAAGGCGTTCTCCATCGCAGGCCGAGCGTCGTGAACCTTCAGTGCGACATCGATCACCCGACACAGACTCTCGCCGATCTTCTGCAGCTGAAGAACCATTTTGGCTCCCTCGAAGCTCTCCGGGGAAAGAAACTGGCGATGACTTGGGCCTACTCTCCGAGTTACGGGAAACCGTTGTCGGTGCCTCAGGGAATCATAGGACTGATGACGCGGTTCGGGATGAACGTTTCGCTGGCCTACCCGAAGGGATATGACCTGATCCCCGATGTTGTGAACGTCGCACGGAAGAATGCCGGTCAACGCGGCGGGTCATTTTCCGTCGTCGACAGCATGGAGGCCGCGTTTGAAGACGCAGACGTGGTGTACCCGAAATCGTGGGCGCCGTACCAGGTTATGCAGCGCCGAACAGAACTTCTCTTTGCCAATGACAAGCAGGGCTTGGTCGGGCTGGAGAAGGAATGCCTTGTGAACAACGCAAGGTTCAAGAATTGGGAATGTGACGAACAGAAGATGAAGCTTACAAAGAAAGGACAAGCCCTCTACATGCATTGTCTCCCAGCCGACATCTCCGGTGTGAGCTGTGTGCAAGGGGAAGTATCGAAGAACGTATTCGAGAAATATCGCCTCGATACGTACGCGGAGGCTGGGTTCAAACCGTTTGTGATAGCGGCAATCATCTTTCTGACGAGAATGGAGAAACCCGTCCCGACTATAACCAAATTCATGAACACCAAAAGAAAGAGGAACCACGGATAA
- a CDS encoding YgeY family selenium metabolism-linked hydrolase yields MKKEILQAAHRNERQIVQFLRDLIAIKSLSSQEEQVIQRIKEEMERCRYDEVTIDPMGNILGRIGKGKHVIALDAHVDTVDVGNPANWKVDPFKGAEKDGIIYGRGACDMKGALASIVFGGKLIKDLGLEDDYTLYVVGSVQEEDCDGLCWQYIINEDKLHPELVVIAEPTNLGVYRGHRGRMEIQVTTKGISCHGSAPERGVNAVYTMAPIIQDIEKLNERLSGEPFLGKGTVTISEIRSTSPSLCAVADSSTIHLDRRLAATDTLMSAVQEIQDLPGVKQSQAEVVVCDYAVPSWKGLTYPTKKYYPTWLLPGNHPALESGVSAFEKLFGGKPVVNRWHFSTNGVAVMGMHGIPCIGFGPGNEVFAHMATEQIAVEQLVKAMAWYAMFPSVYTDSATVR; encoded by the coding sequence ATGAAGAAAGAGATTCTTCAGGCTGCACACCGTAATGAGCGCCAGATAGTACAATTCCTGCGGGACCTGATCGCGATCAAGTCTCTCAGCTCGCAGGAAGAACAGGTCATTCAACGCATCAAAGAGGAAATGGAACGGTGCCGGTATGATGAGGTGACGATTGATCCGATGGGCAATATCCTTGGCCGGATTGGCAAAGGGAAACATGTCATCGCCCTCGATGCTCACGTGGATACAGTTGATGTCGGCAATCCTGCGAACTGGAAGGTCGATCCATTCAAAGGCGCGGAAAAAGACGGCATTATCTATGGCCGGGGAGCCTGTGACATGAAGGGGGCGCTCGCGTCAATTGTGTTCGGCGGGAAGCTGATAAAAGACCTGGGGCTCGAGGATGACTACACCCTTTATGTCGTGGGGAGCGTGCAAGAAGAAGATTGTGACGGACTGTGCTGGCAATATATCATCAACGAGGACAAGCTGCATCCGGAGCTCGTTGTCATCGCGGAGCCAACAAACCTGGGTGTCTATCGCGGGCACCGTGGTCGGATGGAAATTCAGGTTACCACAAAGGGGATTTCATGTCACGGGTCAGCTCCCGAGCGGGGAGTTAATGCGGTCTACACGATGGCTCCGATCATACAGGATATCGAGAAGCTCAACGAGCGTCTGTCGGGGGAACCGTTTCTTGGCAAAGGAACAGTCACGATTTCGGAAATTCGTTCAACATCTCCTTCACTGTGCGCCGTTGCAGACTCTTCGACAATCCACCTCGACCGCCGTCTCGCGGCGACCGACACCTTGATGTCGGCAGTCCAGGAAATCCAGGACTTGCCGGGAGTCAAGCAGTCGCAGGCGGAGGTTGTCGTGTGTGACTACGCGGTGCCGAGCTGGAAGGGGCTGACATATCCAACGAAAAAGTACTATCCGACCTGGCTGCTGCCCGGGAACCACCCCGCGCTTGAGAGCGGAGTTTCGGCATTCGAGAAGCTGTTCGGCGGGAAACCGGTTGTCAATCGATGGCACTTCAGCACAAATGGGGTTGCCGTCATGGGCATGCATGGCATTCCGTGCATCGGCTTTGGACCAGGGAATGAAGTTTTCGCGCACATGGCCACCGAGCAGATTGCCGTTGAGCAGCTTGTCAAGGCAATGGCGTGGTACGCCATGTTTCCATCGGTCTATACAGATTCCGCCACGGTTCGCTAA